In Raphanus sativus cultivar WK10039 unplaced genomic scaffold, ASM80110v3 Scaffold0958, whole genome shotgun sequence, the genomic window GGTCTATATATTCATGGGCCGAGatagataaaaattatattggcCCATTGGGTTATTACTTAGTTACTACTAATCCGTAGGGTGGTGTAGTGTATTGCGGATGATACATCATATGATCATATCACATAAAAGCAtagaatttttcaaaaatagatTGTAGCTCCCTCAAAAATAATACCTGTTTTAGATTTTCCagacatattaataaaatattttaaatttaatattaatgcATACTTTTATGAttgtttattttctataattctaaactaataataattcagtaaatgtaattattatttttaaattataatttattattattatttaataaaatgcattgtaataaaaatgtatttttataaaaaatatttaaaaaacaaacatCTTTATGAAAAGGAAATCACAAATGTTTTATGGTATTTCATGGGAacctttcttcattttctttcattttttcatattttattctaattttgaGATATTCTTTATTGAGATAGAGGAAAATAACTTACACGTCGCTATTGAGATAACCAGAGCAGCCTACACAAAGTGGTGTAATGTTGAAGGCAAAGCGGACATGAAAATTTAATGAAACGTAGGGACAGAGTCATTATCTCTCCATTTCATCACATTATGGAAAAATTGACATTTCTCCCCAgttcatatttgtatatatctCACATGGCCTTTCCACATCTCTCTACTAACATGTCATTTATTTTGTGATCCACATGCTGGGATCAATCAGACATATAAAGATCTACACCTTATCCCTACGGAAAGTAACAAAACTGAATTTATAGTGGAATAAAACAATGGTTAAAACTCGGTGACTGTGGTTAGAACATATATAGGATTTCTAATCATGTGTGTACATGCGCCTACACACATAGATCGTATATGATGATTGGACCAGGTGTGTTTATGAAGGTACCTGTATAAAGTGTAATTCTTATACCGTGCTGGAGTTGATGAGATACTTGTAAGTTGTAATGATTGTTGAATAAGATACCTTTTTCATGCTAATAATTGTACACTTTCGACCTGCATGGGTAAGAAAATGTAGTTGCAGCAAGTAGTAGCTCGAAAATGGCATGTAGTGGACCCCCATGTTCATTGTTCCTACAGTAGTATTACATCATGATCTATACACCTGGCCAGTTAATGACTTTCCTGTGTGTATCATGACGCAGATTGAACCATATTGCTACGAAAACTTGTTGTTTCAGATTACACTCGCGTTTATTTATTGGTTTTTactcaaaatgataataaatatgTAAGATAACAAACTAAATCTCACATTGGAgaattatacaaattttttttttgacatacaaaaagtgtttaatatataaagagaagtcaaactctaattagtacgagttATTTTGGGATGAAAatcaaaagtaaatccatgcggatTTGCTATTAAGACCAAAGTGAATAATATATAAGTTCGCACAATtctaacaattggtatcagagcggtttgacgaaaaatctgcaaaaaaaacCAAAGTATCATTCGAGAGATGAACGGTACCCATCGAGATATAATTGGGAAGTATGTGTGACAGAAAATGTGAGATAACAAATTAAGTCACACATTAGAAAATTAGACAaataatgtataatatataaagagaagtctaTCTCTAATTAGTACGATATTTTTTGGAAtgaaaaccaaaagtaaattcaTGCGGGCTTGTTATTAAAGCTCAAAATAGACATAGAATTGAACATAGACTCACACAATTCCAACAAAATGTATccaatgcaatttttttttctcggaCTTAAAGAACCCATTAGTAAAATTAACATACAACCTCGGAAAGAAAACAGACGGTTTTAATGACGGAAGATAATTCATTGTATAAGTGTCGTTATACAGTTGAAGAATCCATATTGCTTGAATGTTTTTGTGTGGGGCGCTACCAATCTACCATAACATATGTTAAACTTAGGGTCATTGCCTATAAAACTATTGATGTAGGACCGATTAATTAAGTGTACGTAGTAAAGAATACGACCAAACAATGCCCTATGAAAACGTGCATGTAATTTCTTAATAAAAAGTGCCCCGCACGATGTATACTCAATTTCAGATTTACCCATAATACAAATAATCGCTATGTCATTAGGAAAAATATCACCGCACGAACCGAAGTATCAAACTTCCGGGACTTATATTTTACGGTAATATAAAAAGACGTCGAGGACTCGAGGAACAGGAGACGATGTACAGCTTTGAAACGTGGATATTACAGGCtgttctatatttttataaaattcaaatttgttaGTTTAAAACGTTAAAAAGTACAaaacataaatgtttttttactaTGAAATGGAATAAAACCGGTGACTAATTAACACGAGATTAATAAAGTTAATTGTCTTTGCGCACATCATACATGCTCAATTGCTCATGCCGGCACCTACCCCAAGCTAAAAAAGAGTCATCAAACCTTGTGTTTCTGTATATATCTTCTTGCTTCTTAAGAATTCTTAATTCATGAGTTATCAATTACGTATAATAGTTGTTGACCAAAGTAacattaatatatgtattatatgtgGGTGGTAGTGTGACAGGAGGAGACTGATTGAAGCAGTGACGGCATTGGCATGAACGATTAACAAAATTAATCCTCTCAgtagatgtcaaaaaaaaaaaactaatcctCTCAACTAATCAATACACTAATCATATATTCAAACAATAAACTGAATATTGAAATATCTTGTCAAATGCATTTGGAGTCCGTAAAGGCATTTAACATGTTCCCACCCACAAATCATTAGAATGCTAaaattataatcatttttttagATATATCGCGGGATCATGCGTAGTGGAAGTTTGTATGTTATAGAGGAGGACCACATGATCtgaagatttttaatttatttgaaaattttgtaagaAGGAAAATAGTGAAATTAGGTAGATAATGATTAGAGAGATGGTGTGGCTTGGACGGACCCACGATGGTTTACTACATGACACCCAAGCCCTGAACTACCTGTAATTGTGCTATGTTCTATACTCACACATAGGCTGGACCATTTGGTCCATTTCCTCTTTATTTTGTGGCTTACACATTagtattaagtttttttttttgaaacatagtATTAGGTTTTATTTAACTTACTTGATTTCTAGTTAATCCGACCTGATTAATTCCCCTTTAATTTGAATTCATGCAAAGCCATTAACGGATCTTCTTTCTTAAGGaacttgttttgttctttttaaaaagaaaaaagattgcttcgtttagtttttttttgtaacttaactTCGTTTAGTTTTGAACGGTTTGTTTATAATGATATAGTATTGTATCTTATGATCGACgtaattaattatatactattttctaATGAAACTTCCGAAATTTTAATTAGAGTGTCGGCTGTGTCTACGTTCAATTCGTTTTCCGAGGTTTTGTTTGTCAGCTTGAGGGTATTAAGGAGATCTAAAGATATACAAGGCTACAAAATGTTAAATTCAAACTAAAGAGTTGTTATATGTGTATTATAGTATATACTAACTTCTTCTGATAAAGGAGAAAAGGGATATAGAACCAAAATAAGTATCTTCAAGTTCAAGCAATTTCCGAACTAAGCAATCTCAAATTCATGTTATTAGTTACAGATTTTCTTATCAATATCTTGAATATATAAATGatagaaaattgtatttttattacttaAGTGGTCCCTTTCTAGTGATGTTTTTAAGTTGATACAACTTTggctttttgtttttatatataaagataaattATTACAAGTAAAACAAGTTTTAGAAATAAACAAATGGTGATTAGTTTATGACTCTAAACCCCCACAGAAAAAGAAGCTTAATCTATTTTCATTTACAGAAtcggagttttttttttttactttttgagaTTGTAAGCCTTTCATTCAAATTGGGACCAATAAAGATCTAAAGACTTCCCAAAAGGCTAAAACTAATTGGGACCAAATTATGTGGAAAGACCAAATGCAACGGCCTCTTATGAGATTTTAAAAGACTTaaataatatctataaccaAATTGAATTAGAAGAACAATCATCTAACCAGTTGAATTAATAAAGTAGAAAAATCATATTATTGGTGACGTTTCAAAATTCTACATTTTTATTATCGTTTTAGTTTGAGATTGGTATTTTATTGAGAAGAGTCAATAAAATACTACTCCCTTTCTCTttgttactttatttttttcgttCCAAAAGTGTCATTTTACCATTGTAATgcaatttacatttattttcagttcaatattaattataaatgcattaattttataaataaatttatttatttaaaatgctcttggttaaatagattatattaatgaaaatataaatgtatttcaattatttttttaatatgtatgaaGATATCCAAGTGAAACTCTGTgtgaaacggaggaagtattgTTTTAGTTATGATGCTAGAATTTCATTTCCCATATGCAGCACTTTGCCTAACCAGGAACTAGTAAACCTACAAAAAATGAACTATTTAAAAGGTAACTAGTACTTTGACCCAAAAGATAGGTAACTAGTACAATTGGATATGATAACCAATGTTTGGGTTTCTTTAAACTTGTAGTTGAAATCattcaaaatttcaaactaGAAAATATGAGTATATAAGATTACTTATTTCAAAAAggcaaaacatatattattttttttgtgtgaaatCATGGAAAAAAGTGAGCAAGCATTGGAAATGAGacaatactatataatatagtaAGAGCATCCGCAAAGGAGGATTTAACAAATCCTTAGCGCGATAACATAGGTTAATtggattaaaatattaatacatatgCTCGATTACGGAAGGATTGATCCTTGAACAAGGATTAGAAGGATCAAGTCCTTGTGTACGTGTCCGTCGGTGATAGGTAgaggttttgtttgtgtttggcAACGAAGatcaacatctctctctctttccagGCAACGAAGATCAACATCCATGGCGGTTTGTTCTTCcatctttgtttttattcttataGTATCTTATGCGGGAATGATTTTGCCGTAGTTCTTCCGGAATTTGGATTATATCCGTTTGCCGACGAGTTTGATTTGCTGCTATTTGCTAATTCGTTGTTTATGTTTCTGGAATCAATTTTTGAGTCTATCGGTGTTAATCTGTATATGCAACTCTAGATTGTTTCTTCTATATTACTGTTTCTTGTTCCTTGTTACTCTGATTTTGTTTCACTTTGTACTTCTCTTTGGTATATATAATTGCTCTTGATACCAATACGAAATTGAATCGAAATATTCCTTTGATTCTTGTTTGGATCTTTACTGTGTGCGTGATGGGATTTGATACATAATGAATGAGAGATATcaaatgatttcttttttttttttttgtgtgtgtgtagaCTTGAAGATGCCTCGATACGATGATCGTTACAGCAGCAATGACCGATACGGCGGCGCACGTCTCTGTGTGGGACACCTCTCCTCTCGAACAAGAGAACGCGATCTTGAACACCTCTTCAGCAAATACGGAAGGTActttttgtttctctgttttcaGCTCTATGTTTGCAAACATAGTTCTCGTTCGAACGTAGTCAGCTTTCTGTGGTTTTGTTTTGGATATGCATCTCTAGTTCAGCTTTTGATAAGGTTTGTAGCAGTCTTTCTGGACCAAAGCCTAAACAAGGGATGGATTACAGTTGATATGTCTAGTCGTTAGCTTATATGGGTAGGAGTGTTGTGGCTTAACATGTAGTATATATTTTCGATGTTAATGCCTTGAGAAAGCATTCCCACGTCCATGGTGAAAGGCAGTACGTTTGCGATTACCATGGTTGTGATAAGGTGTAGTACCAATATTCATTCACTTTCTTGATCGTTCAAGGAAAGGGTGAGATCGTTTAGAAAGGATGAAGACCTGGAACTCAGGTTGCTAACTTGCAGGGGATATGGAGCAGAGACGTTCAGCTGCCATGGGAGTTCGTTTTTCTtccctttctttttttcatcGTTTCTCTTCACTTGTTGTGTGTCACTAACTCGCTTTAGCTTCTTATGGTGGTATGTGCAGTGGTGCTCCTCACCTGAACATTAATCTCCAGATGAACTATTGGCATTCTCTTCCTGCTAATATAAGGGAATGCCAAGAACCGTTGTTTGATCATATGTCTGCTTTAGCTATCAATGGCCGCAAGACAGCACAAGTAAGTTTCTATCCTTTTTGTATTGATGGTTACATTGTTGACATCAATGTGTGAAGTTTAATCGAAGATGAACAAGATATCAGACTTTTGTTGTGAAACTGTGTTGTTCTTGCAAACAAAAGTGTCACAGAACATAAACACATTTGATCAtattgctaattttttttttattcctaaggattcaaaattaaaaaacaccATTGGACCTTCTATTTTCAATAGAATCCTTAActattctaaaaataaaaaaaaattagtttaataatcTTAAGGACTCTAATGGTgataacaccattggagatgctctaacaaAGCAGAGAGTTTTATAAATAGTTGTAACTAGAAAGATACGAGTAACTTTGTTGTTACTAGAGAAGAGTCACATAGCAAACATAAGTAAGAGAGACGACTAGCTTTAGCCAGAGAAGGGAAAAAAAAAGcccatttaaaattaaaatctgtGATCGCATATATATTTCTTGTTTGGATCTCCAGCAAGCATCTGTATATTGTGTTCTGTGAAAGCCGTGATTTGATagtgaaagaagagaagaaggttGAAGACAGACGAAATCAATTCAATTGGCGAAACcaatgcttcttcttctggtaaTATCATTTTCCCTCCACCTAAACGGtttgttgtcttcttccttctcgTCTGGTCTCACTCTCCCTTTTTTCACTTATTTGGTTTAATCGTTTTCACGGCAGTGAAATTCATGAGACtgaaactatttattttcttcCGTTAATGTTATTATAATCTTTTCCTCTGGCAGTTTGcgataaataattatatataaaaactgtcTATTATTAATTGCAATGGTTTGGTTTGTTTATTGTTGAATCGCTGGGGAAATTCTCATtctcattttcattttcattctcATGGAATTAGTTTTCTAAATCTCTAGTTAAACGTTGAGGTTTTAATCTCCTCCATCCATtgtctctctttgattcttcagttACGGTCTTCCCGTTTTTCAATatcgtttatttttttttaatttaaaactctttttttttgtgtattctGCAGGTGGAAGTTTGAAATTAGGACATCTTTTTGAGTGAGGAATCTTGTCTGCTGAAGAGGATttcagctctttttttttgctcctTTTGTTGTTGTcagatccaaaaaaaaaaaaactcaaagaaGATTTGACTCACtgatttgacaaaaaaagagtAGAAGATTCCTTGGTAGTGATTGGATTTGGATTCTGAGTGGAGAGGTATCTATTTGCTTTATTTGCTTTTCCAGAACAAccaaattattattagtttttgttttcttggggGAGAttcttgaatcttttttttttcctgtgtACTGTGTTCTTTTCAAGTTTCATGTGATTCATTggaagagggagaagaagaaacaagtcTGTCAGTTTTGTACTCATCTGCAATTAATAATCATCAAGGGAGAGAGTCTTTGCTTCTTGTCTTGATCTCCACCTTGGTGGGGTGGGGGGCATCAGCTAAATAATGCAAACCTAAAAGTCCTcctggcttcttcttcttcttcttactatCTTGTCATCTCTCCAACATTAAAGTACAAGTTCCTCTGAGGATCGTGTTGTAAAGAGATAACCAAAAAGAGGCTTCAAGAAAGTTTTCTTAAATGAGTCGTCTACAGAAGCAGCGAGGGAAGCCTGTTGTAGTATCTGATGGAGCTGAAAAGGTTATTGTTGCTGTTAAAGCCTCTAGAGAGATTCCCAAGACTGCTTTGATTTGGGCTTTGACTCATGTTGCTCAGCCTGGTGATTGCATCACCCTCATTGTTGTTGTCCCTTCTCAAAACTCCGGTACCTCCTTTTCTTCCCCTACTTTGGTCTGCTCTGATCTGTATGTTGATTGATCTTTTTTTGTTGTCGCTGGTCTCTCATTCATTTACTTTCTGATGAATTTGTAGGAAGAAAACTTTGGGGTTTCACTAAGAGCTTCCCTATGTTTGCTGGGGATTGTGCTAGTGGCCATCGGAAATCACATTCTGAAGCACTTCCAGAGATCAAGAGTGATCTCACTGACACTTGTTCACAGATGATTCTCCAGCTTCATGATGTCTATGATCCAAATAAGGTTTTGCTCTCTACTCAGACATATTGGAGCTATGATGATGATTACATGAAAGCATCACATGtctctcatattttttttgtttttgtttttgtgattgCTTTAGATAAATGTCAAGATTAAGATTGTTTCTGGATCTCCCTGCGGAGCAGTTGCTGCTGAGGCTAAGAAAGCGCAAGCAAACTGGGTAGTACTAGACAAGTAATAATAATCTCTTCCCTTAATATGAGTAATGATGTTTCAacagttatatatttactttcacCAACTCACACCCTGTTGCTGTGTTGTTTGTTTTACAGGCACCTCAAGAACGAAGAGAAACGGTGTATGGACGAATTGCAATGCAACATTGTGGTGATGAAGCGTTCTCAGGCGAAGGTTCTGCGCCTAAACTTGGTTGGATCACCTAAGAAAGGTGCTGAGAAAGAGTCTCCTCTACCAATCAGACCTCAAGCAGCATCTGAAAAACACAAAAGCAACGCAAAAGGTTTGTCAGATTCCGACAGAGGACTACCAGTAACTCCAACCAGCAGCCCTGAGCTGGGGACACCATTCACAAGCACAGAAGCTGGTACTACTTCATCAGTGTCCAGCTCTGACCCGGGAACGTCACCTTTCTTCACTTTGGGGATGAGTGGATACATGAAGAAAGATGGAGCACTGGTCATCAAGGAAAACGATGATTCCGGCTCTGAAACAGAGAGTGAAAGCCAATCATTAGCGTCAACTAGTAAGAGATTCCAGCCATGGATATCAGAGTACATCGGCACACATCGCCATTCATCTCTAGACGCTGAGGAAAGCCTGTGGAAAAACGACGACAGGGCTCAAATATCCACCACAAAGGCTTTGCTTGAGAAGTTCACCAAACTAGATGTAGAAGCTGGACTGTCCTCTAGTAGAAGGATGGAGCTTGAGTTTGGTGGAAGCGTGAGAGACGCAATATCACTCTCTAGAAACGCTCCTCCTGGCCCGCCTCCACTCTGCTCTATCTGCCAGCACAAGGCGCCAGTGTTTGGGAAACCTCCAAGGCTGTTTTCGTATGCCGAGTTAGAGATTGCAACGGGTGGGTTCTCGCAGGCTAACTTCTTGGCTGAGGGTGGATATGGATCTGTTCACCGTGGTGTGCTACCGGAAGGTCAGGTGGTTGCAGTAAAGCAACATAAGCTAGCAAGTTCTCAGGGAGATGTAGAGTTTTGCTCTGAAGTGGAAGTTCTCAGCTGTGCTCAGCATAGAAACGTTGTTATGCTGATTGGTTTCTGCATTGAAGACAGTAGACGGCTCTTGGTCTATGAGTACATATGCAATGGTTCACTTGACTCCCACCTATACGGTAATGTTGCCTTCAAAATTTACATTTGAGCTCTTAGTGGTTAGCTCAGTATCAAGCTTCTTATACAGGTCGACAAAGGGAAACACTGGAATGGCCAGCACGGCAAAAGATCGCTGTTGGAGCTGCAAGAGGTCTAAGGTATCTTCATGAAGAGTGCAGAGTTGGCTGTATTGTCCATAGAGACATGCGTCCTAACAACATCCTCATCACTCATGATAATGAGccattggtatatatatataaatggtCTTTGCTTGTTCAGTGTAACAACACGTGTTGTCTCATATGCTCTTTGGACCTATCTATTAGGTTGGAGATTTTGGTCTAGCGAGATGGCAGCCTGATGGGGAACTTGGTGTAGAGACACGAGTGATAGGAACATTCGGGTAAGGGATCAACTAAACTGTAACTTGAACAACTTTTCTGTTGCTAAAGGAATGAAATATTTGGTGGGTGTGTAGCTATTTAGCTCCAGAGTATGCTGAGAGCGGGCAGATAACAGAAAAGGCGGATGTCTACTCGTTTGGGGTTGTTCTAGCTGAGCTAGTCACTGGACGCAAAGCCATTGATATTACCAGGCCTAAAGGCCA contains:
- the LOC130503450 gene encoding inactive protein kinase SELMODRAFT_444075-like, with amino-acid sequence MSRLQKQRGKPVVVSDGAEKVIVAVKASREIPKTALIWALTHVAQPGDCITLIVVVPSQNSGRKLWGFTKSFPMFAGDCASGHRKSHSEALPEIKSDLTDTCSQMILQLHDVYDPNKINVKIKIVSGSPCGAVAAEAKKAQANWVVLDKHLKNEEKRCMDELQCNIVVMKRSQAKVLRLNLVGSPKKGAEKESPLPIRPQAASEKHKSNAKGLSDSDRGLPVTPTSSPELGTPFTSTEAGTTSSVSSSDPGTSPFFTLGMSGYMKKDGALVIKENDDSGSETESESQSLASTSKRFQPWISEYIGTHRHSSLDAEESLWKNDDRAQISTTKALLEKFTKLDVEAGLSSSRRMELEFGGSVRDAISLSRNAPPGPPPLCSICQHKAPVFGKPPRLFSYAELEIATGGFSQANFLAEGGYGSVHRGVLPEGQVVAVKQHKLASSQGDVEFCSEVEVLSCAQHRNVVMLIGFCIEDSRRLLVYEYICNGSLDSHLYGRQRETLEWPARQKIAVGAARGLRYLHEECRVGCIVHRDMRPNNILITHDNEPLVGDFGLARWQPDGELGVETRVIGTFGYLAPEYAESGQITEKADVYSFGVVLAELVTGRKAIDITRPKGQQCLTEWARPLLEDYAVDELIDPRLGDRFVESEVICMLHAASLCIRRDPHLRPRMSQVLRILEGDMIVDGNYGSTPGSDAGNRSGRFWAEHYSGQITKDGYGSGRFSERVSVETPRLALRERERGQRFELNKQY